In Streptomyces sp. DG2A-72, one genomic interval encodes:
- a CDS encoding sensor histidine kinase, with translation MRIRIGRGGNGRLSARILANQLFILALTGVIGFVLFALAQRAELDRAYEERALAIAQTTAAEPQIQQAMEYGGGGDVVQAVAERIRKASGASYVVVTDVRGIRHSHPIPSLIGKPVSDPLAARDGRTHVGVDHGVTGQSANGQAPLYGPTGALVGEVSAGIPEHDVLGELWRELPTFGLYAAIATALGSAAAFLLARRLKRSTFGLELEEIAGLLQDREAMLHGIREGVIAFDPDGRITVVNDEARHLLALGTAIGSRLEEVLPDGRLRRALDGTLTGTDVSVLTDDHCLVVNRMPVALGGRELGAVVTVRDRTELIGLLRELDSVRGLTNALRAQQHEFTNRMHTVAGLLDIGDHDAAYEFAVESAGAEQALTESVRRRIGNPLFVGLIVAKTTVAAERGVRIVLSDDSALGQDPPHLRRLLTIVGNLLDNAIDATAVGPPPAGGREVRLALVEGIDEVMVRVADTGPGIPPGADEAIFEDGWSTRPDRGTARRGLGLALVHRLVQRHGGTITVSEGAGAVFTVTLPLPDTAPVPQGALFTTAPPLSAGAEGGDRW, from the coding sequence ATGCGTATCCGGATCGGCCGCGGCGGGAACGGGAGGCTCTCCGCGCGGATCCTGGCCAATCAGCTGTTCATCCTCGCGCTCACCGGCGTCATCGGCTTCGTGCTGTTCGCCCTCGCGCAGCGGGCCGAGCTCGACCGCGCCTACGAGGAACGGGCGCTGGCCATCGCGCAGACCACGGCCGCCGAGCCGCAGATCCAGCAGGCCATGGAGTACGGCGGTGGCGGCGACGTGGTGCAGGCCGTCGCCGAACGGATCCGGAAGGCGTCCGGGGCGTCGTACGTGGTCGTCACCGATGTGCGGGGCATCCGTCACTCGCACCCCATCCCGTCGCTGATCGGCAAACCGGTCAGCGACCCGCTCGCGGCGCGGGACGGCCGCACCCACGTCGGCGTCGATCACGGCGTGACCGGGCAGTCCGCCAATGGCCAGGCCCCGTTGTACGGGCCCACAGGTGCGCTGGTCGGCGAGGTATCGGCGGGCATCCCCGAGCACGATGTGCTCGGGGAGCTGTGGCGGGAGCTGCCCACCTTCGGTCTCTACGCCGCGATCGCCACCGCACTCGGCTCAGCGGCCGCCTTCCTACTGGCCAGACGGCTGAAGCGGTCGACCTTCGGCCTGGAACTGGAGGAGATCGCCGGGCTGCTCCAGGACCGCGAGGCGATGCTCCACGGCATCCGCGAAGGCGTCATCGCCTTCGACCCCGACGGCAGGATCACCGTGGTCAACGACGAGGCCCGGCACCTGCTCGCTCTCGGCACGGCGATCGGCAGCAGGCTGGAGGAGGTACTGCCTGACGGACGGCTGCGCCGCGCCCTGGACGGCACCCTCACCGGCACCGACGTCAGCGTGCTGACCGACGACCACTGCCTGGTCGTCAACCGGATGCCGGTGGCGCTGGGCGGCCGTGAACTGGGCGCGGTGGTCACCGTCCGCGACCGCACCGAGCTGATCGGGCTGCTGCGCGAACTGGACTCGGTGCGCGGGCTGACCAACGCGCTCCGGGCCCAGCAGCACGAGTTCACCAACCGCATGCACACCGTGGCCGGACTACTGGACATCGGCGACCACGACGCCGCCTACGAGTTCGCCGTCGAGTCGGCCGGCGCCGAGCAGGCGCTGACCGAGTCCGTACGCCGGCGGATCGGCAACCCGCTGTTCGTCGGGCTGATCGTGGCCAAGACCACGGTGGCCGCCGAGCGCGGGGTGCGGATCGTGCTCAGCGACGATTCCGCACTCGGCCAGGACCCGCCGCATCTGCGGCGGCTGCTGACCATCGTCGGCAACCTGCTGGACAACGCCATCGACGCGACTGCCGTCGGGCCACCCCCGGCGGGAGGCCGCGAGGTGCGGCTTGCCCTGGTCGAGGGCATCGACGAGGTGATGGTGCGGGTGGCGGACACCGGTCCGGGAATCCCGCCGGGGGCCGACGAGGCGATCTTCGAGGACGGCTGGTCGACCCGGCCGGACCGAGGCACCGCCCGGCGCGGCCTCGGGCTGGCCCTCGTCCACCGGCTGGTGCAGCGGCACGGTGGCACCATCACGGTCAGCGAGGGGGCGGGCGCGGTCTTCACCGTGACGCTCCCGTTGCCCGACACGGCTCCCGTGCCACAGGGCGCACTGTTCACGACGGCTCCGCCGCTGTCGGCCGGTGCCGAGGGAGGCGATCGATGGTGA
- a CDS encoding ABC transporter ATP-binding protein encodes MTQSATGSAPAIELRQATKRFRTPSGGVYTALRVLDMTVAPGEFCAVVGPTGCGKSTTLSLISGLEPASAGQTLIHGEAVNGIDPRVGFMFQTDAVFPWKSVLDNVAAGPQFRGTSKKEAVAKARDWLRRVGLSGFEDRLPHQLSGGMRKRVALAQTLINEPEILLMDEPFSALDVQTRQIVQDELLSLWELTRPAVVFVTHDLEEAIALADKVVVLTVGPGTVKDTFPIDLPRPRQVQEIRFDPHFIEIYEQIWETLRDEVTLAYARTAGATATPASV; translated from the coding sequence GTGACCCAATCAGCGACCGGCTCGGCCCCGGCGATCGAGCTGCGCCAGGCGACCAAGCGTTTCCGCACCCCGTCAGGCGGTGTCTACACCGCCCTGCGCGTCCTCGACATGACCGTGGCCCCCGGCGAGTTCTGCGCGGTGGTCGGACCGACCGGGTGCGGCAAGTCCACCACGCTCTCGCTGATCTCCGGCCTGGAGCCGGCGAGCGCGGGCCAGACCCTGATCCACGGCGAAGCAGTCAACGGAATCGACCCCCGGGTGGGCTTCATGTTCCAGACCGACGCGGTCTTCCCCTGGAAGTCGGTGCTGGACAACGTGGCCGCCGGACCGCAGTTCCGCGGCACGTCGAAGAAGGAGGCCGTCGCCAAGGCGCGTGACTGGCTGCGCCGGGTAGGCCTGTCCGGCTTCGAGGACCGGCTGCCGCACCAGCTGTCCGGCGGTATGCGCAAGCGGGTGGCGCTGGCCCAGACGCTGATCAACGAGCCCGAGATCCTGCTGATGGACGAGCCCTTCTCCGCGCTGGACGTCCAGACCCGGCAGATCGTCCAGGACGAGCTGCTGTCCCTGTGGGAGCTGACCCGCCCGGCCGTCGTCTTCGTCACCCACGACCTGGAGGAGGCCATCGCGCTCGCCGACAAGGTGGTCGTCCTCACCGTCGGCCCCGGCACGGTCAAGGACACCTTCCCCATCGACCTGCCCCGCCCCCGCCAGGTCCAGGAGATCCGCTTCGACCCGCACTTCATCGAGATCTACGAACAGATCTGGGAGACCCTCCGCGACGAGGTCACCCTCGCCTACGCCCGCACGGCCGGCGCCACCGCCACCCCCGCCTCGGTCTAG
- a CDS encoding class I SAM-dependent methyltransferase: MTGEQERVQPSGVWATAVGVARVRALETERENALFRDPLAQAFATAGGLWPSSPPLPDDEAAQRRWLAVSFSIVIRTKFLDDLLQQASASGVRQVVLLGAGMDSRAFRMDWPEGTRLFEVDTAAPLDFKASALRQERAVARCERITVAVDLREDWPGALAAAGHDPAVPTAWIAEGLLIYLPEDAVELLLARISTQSAAGSWMGLTLGSRGVIERFGADATPGSAASMWISETPDDPVGWLAGHGWEAGSHTLRERAAAYGRPISTPPQRDERPGGLISAVRR; the protein is encoded by the coding sequence GTGACTGGTGAGCAGGAGCGGGTGCAGCCGTCGGGAGTGTGGGCCACGGCGGTGGGGGTGGCCAGGGTGCGGGCGCTGGAGACCGAGCGGGAGAACGCCCTGTTCCGCGACCCGCTGGCACAGGCCTTCGCCACTGCCGGCGGCCTGTGGCCCTCCTCGCCGCCGCTGCCCGATGACGAGGCCGCGCAACGCCGCTGGCTGGCCGTGTCGTTCTCCATCGTCATCAGGACGAAGTTCCTCGACGACCTGTTGCAGCAGGCCTCCGCGTCCGGGGTCCGGCAGGTCGTGCTGCTCGGCGCCGGCATGGACAGTCGGGCCTTCCGGATGGACTGGCCCGAGGGCACCCGGCTGTTCGAGGTCGACACTGCTGCACCACTGGACTTCAAGGCTTCGGCGCTGCGCCAGGAGCGGGCCGTCGCACGCTGCGAGCGGATCACCGTCGCGGTGGATCTGCGTGAGGACTGGCCAGGCGCGCTGGCCGCCGCAGGGCACGACCCGGCGGTGCCGACCGCGTGGATCGCCGAAGGACTGCTGATCTATCTGCCCGAGGACGCGGTGGAACTACTGCTGGCCCGGATCAGCACGCAGTCGGCGGCAGGCAGTTGGATGGGGTTGACATTGGGCTCGCGCGGCGTGATCGAGCGCTTCGGCGCGGACGCCACGCCGGGATCGGCGGCGTCCATGTGGATTTCGGAGACGCCCGACGACCCGGTGGGCTGGCTGGCCGGGCATGGCTGGGAGGCCGGCAGCCACACCCTGCGCGAGCGCGCTGCCGCCTACGGCCGCCCTATCAGCACCCCGCCGCAGCGCGATGAGCGGCCCGGCGGACTGATCTCGGCGGTCCGCCGGTAG
- a CDS encoding penicillin-binding transpeptidase domain-containing protein yields MNRAGKIGLASASAALVVVGGIGAYNIVHALTSGPTGDAQAKAARTFDPSAVSRTPPTDTEAVKLTRAFLDSWSKQHLGDAAGDTDLPEPAARALRGYADGLHLKTLSFAHIRSAGPSTVTPGATKVTFDVTARVADGTWSYPSAVAVRKSTDDVVAVHWNNSVLYPGLGDDQSLTAGRLPADTTTVKVVAGDGKTDLSAFASLRDITATIRKNAKPTGGTPGTGVAVVDGTGAGVKALKVFSKGRAAVVKTTIDARLQSVAETAVTDAHLQDKPAGTVALDWTTGHILAIAHTGADGDIAINGIKSPGSTMKIVTSAALFDQAGLTPNSPAPCTDSLMANSQLFHNDPGVRANPGSTVAQAFAVSCNTSFIKDGFHDLVHDGDASALHDEAVNVFGMGSWSIGGGVATTDPSIPPDVQGGDQAAQFIGQGQVTATPLFMASVAATVRNAGFEQPVILPGQHQGTAPRPISARTAGYLQSMMRGVATSGTAAPRLGGLAGVGAKTGTAEEGDHTNGWLTAYNSRIAVAALVEGGRSGVDSAGYVVRHLLTEN; encoded by the coding sequence GTGAACAGAGCTGGGAAGATCGGCCTTGCCAGTGCCTCCGCCGCCCTGGTCGTCGTCGGCGGAATCGGCGCCTACAACATCGTGCATGCCCTGACCTCCGGTCCCACGGGTGACGCCCAGGCCAAGGCGGCGCGCACTTTCGACCCGTCGGCCGTGTCGAGGACGCCGCCGACGGACACCGAAGCCGTCAAACTGACCCGCGCGTTCCTGGACAGCTGGTCCAAGCAGCACCTCGGCGACGCGGCCGGCGACACCGACCTGCCGGAACCGGCCGCACGGGCACTGCGGGGATACGCGGACGGCCTGCACCTCAAGACGCTGTCGTTCGCACACATTCGCTCGGCGGGGCCCTCGACGGTCACGCCCGGCGCCACCAAGGTCACGTTCGACGTCACCGCCCGGGTCGCGGATGGCACCTGGAGCTACCCGAGTGCGGTGGCGGTACGCAAGAGCACAGACGACGTGGTGGCGGTCCACTGGAACAACTCGGTGCTCTACCCGGGCCTGGGCGACGACCAGTCGCTGACCGCGGGCAGGCTGCCGGCCGACACCACCACGGTGAAGGTGGTCGCCGGCGACGGAAAGACAGACCTGTCCGCCTTCGCGTCCCTGCGGGACATCACGGCGACGATCCGCAAGAACGCCAAGCCCACCGGCGGAACCCCCGGCACGGGCGTGGCCGTGGTCGACGGCACCGGCGCGGGCGTCAAGGCGCTGAAGGTCTTCTCCAAGGGCCGGGCTGCCGTCGTCAAGACCACGATCGACGCCCGTCTTCAGTCGGTGGCCGAAACCGCGGTGACGGACGCTCATCTACAGGACAAGCCCGCCGGGACGGTCGCGCTCGACTGGACAACCGGCCACATCCTCGCGATCGCGCACACGGGCGCGGACGGCGACATCGCCATCAACGGCATCAAGTCGCCGGGCTCCACCATGAAGATCGTCACTTCGGCGGCCCTGTTCGACCAGGCGGGTCTCACCCCGAACAGTCCCGCGCCCTGTACGGACTCGCTCATGGCCAACAGCCAGCTGTTCCACAACGACCCGGGAGTGAGGGCCAACCCCGGCTCCACGGTCGCCCAGGCCTTCGCCGTGTCGTGCAACACCTCCTTCATCAAGGACGGCTTCCACGACCTGGTGCACGACGGCGACGCCTCCGCCCTGCACGACGAGGCGGTGAACGTCTTCGGCATGGGCAGCTGGTCCATCGGAGGCGGCGTCGCCACCACGGACCCGAGCATCCCGCCGGACGTGCAGGGCGGCGACCAGGCGGCCCAGTTCATCGGCCAGGGCCAGGTCACGGCCACACCGCTGTTCATGGCCTCGGTGGCGGCGACCGTACGCAACGCGGGCTTCGAGCAGCCGGTCATCCTGCCCGGCCAGCACCAGGGCACCGCGCCTCGGCCCATCTCCGCCCGCACGGCCGGCTACCTGCAGTCGATGATGCGCGGCGTGGCCACCAGCGGCACGGCGGCGCCGCGGCTGGGCGGTCTTGCGGGCGTGGGCGCCAAGACCGGCACCGCGGAGGAAGGCGACCACACCAACGGGTGGCTGACCGCATACAACTCCCGCATCGCCGTCGCGGCCCTGGTCGAGGGCGGCCGCTCCGGCGTGGACTCCGCCGGATACGTCGTCCGGCACCTGCTGACTGAGAACTGA
- a CDS encoding nuclear transport factor 2 family protein, which translates to MHEETARSAIDTFISAFNASDDNYVTGLLSQALTSDVIFWGPLGRSEGIEAVERFVLDIRRHPAGTGTMVRCSAVDMPDEWARYQWVFTTPDGGPRLAGTDVVHLRRSLIDQVIIFAGEIKPSGS; encoded by the coding sequence ATGCATGAAGAGACCGCGCGGTCCGCGATCGACACGTTCATCTCCGCGTTCAACGCCTCGGACGACAACTATGTGACTGGGTTGCTCTCCCAGGCCCTTACCTCGGACGTGATCTTCTGGGGACCGTTGGGCCGCAGTGAGGGGATCGAGGCGGTTGAGCGGTTCGTGCTGGACATCCGGCGCCACCCGGCGGGAACCGGCACGATGGTGCGCTGCTCGGCGGTGGACATGCCGGACGAGTGGGCCCGGTACCAGTGGGTCTTCACCACGCCGGATGGAGGCCCCCGCCTAGCGGGAACGGACGTCGTCCATCTGCGGCGGAGCCTCATCGACCAGGTCATCATCTTCGCGGGGGAGATTAAGCCGTCCGGCTCCTGA
- a CDS encoding response regulator translates to MVIRTLVVDDDFRVSHIHCDYVSRVEGYEVVGRAATVAEALEAVRTLHPDLLLLDIFLPDGSGLDVLRQLSGDEGGARPDALMITADRDITSVRIAMKLGAVGYVVKPFRSTDLAERLTAYRELQHRMDVLGHVAETDQADVDALFSAARPPVVPRVPAKGHSAPTLALLHQTLRTAHDALSAAEAAELTGVSRPTAQRYLSYLVREGMVRLELRYGATGRPEHRYRIVH, encoded by the coding sequence ATGGTGATCCGGACCCTGGTGGTGGACGACGACTTCCGGGTGAGCCACATCCACTGCGACTACGTGTCCCGCGTCGAGGGCTACGAGGTGGTCGGCCGGGCGGCCACGGTGGCCGAGGCGCTGGAGGCGGTGCGCACGCTCCATCCGGATCTGCTGCTGCTCGACATCTTCCTGCCGGACGGCAGCGGTCTCGACGTGCTGCGGCAGCTCAGCGGGGACGAGGGCGGCGCCCGCCCCGACGCCCTCATGATCACCGCCGACCGGGACATCACCTCGGTACGGATCGCCATGAAGCTGGGCGCCGTGGGATACGTCGTCAAGCCCTTCCGCTCCACCGACCTGGCCGAGCGGCTCACCGCCTATCGGGAACTCCAGCACCGTATGGACGTCCTCGGCCACGTGGCCGAGACGGATCAGGCCGATGTGGACGCCCTGTTCAGCGCGGCCCGGCCGCCCGTCGTCCCCCGGGTCCCGGCCAAGGGCCACTCCGCGCCGACCCTCGCCCTGCTGCACCAGACCCTCCGCACCGCACACGACGCCCTGTCGGCGGCCGAGGCCGCCGAACTCACCGGCGTCTCCCGCCCCACGGCCCAGCGATACCTCTCCTACCTCGTACGGGAGGGCATGGTCCGGCTCGAACTGCGCTACGGCGCCACCGGCCGCCCCGAACACCGCTACCGGATCGTCCACTGA
- a CDS encoding ABC transporter substrate-binding protein — protein sequence MKLAKKTLLPIAACAALALTLSACGGSGGSSTQSAAKNSSAAPTVRIMVGGLDKQIYLPVMLAQQLGYYKAQGLDVKLSDEPAGVEAETAMISGQVDAVVGFYDHNIDLQSKGKSTESVVQLLQAPGEVEMVRSDEAGSIKGPADFAGKHLGVTGLGSSTNFLTEYLEAKNGVKAGKATSVAVGAGSTFVAAMKNKQIDAGMTTEPTVSMLEQQKLGKPLIDMRTVAGAKAALGGTYPASALYMNTAYVQKNPATVQKLVNAYVETLKWIQTHTAAQIADKMPADYYSGVGKAVYTKALQNEKGMYSPTGLMPADGPRTVLKVLSTFDPTVKGHTIDLAKTYTNDFVNKAK from the coding sequence ATGAAGCTGGCCAAGAAGACCCTGCTGCCCATCGCCGCCTGCGCGGCCCTCGCCCTCACCCTCTCCGCCTGCGGCGGCTCAGGCGGCTCCAGCACCCAGTCCGCCGCCAAGAACTCCAGCGCAGCGCCCACCGTCAGAATCATGGTCGGCGGCCTGGACAAGCAGATCTACCTGCCGGTGATGCTCGCCCAGCAGCTCGGCTACTACAAGGCCCAGGGCCTCGACGTGAAGCTCTCCGACGAACCCGCCGGAGTCGAGGCCGAGACCGCCATGATCTCCGGCCAGGTCGACGCGGTCGTCGGCTTCTACGACCACAACATCGACCTGCAGTCCAAGGGCAAGTCCACCGAGTCCGTGGTCCAGTTGCTCCAGGCCCCCGGCGAGGTCGAGATGGTCCGCAGCGACGAAGCCGGCAGCATCAAGGGCCCGGCCGACTTCGCCGGCAAGCACCTCGGCGTGACCGGGCTCGGCTCCTCCACCAACTTCCTCACCGAGTACCTGGAGGCCAAGAACGGCGTCAAGGCGGGCAAGGCCACCTCGGTCGCCGTCGGCGCGGGCTCCACGTTCGTCGCGGCGATGAAGAACAAGCAGATCGACGCCGGCATGACCACCGAACCCACCGTCTCCATGCTGGAGCAGCAGAAGCTGGGCAAGCCGCTGATCGACATGCGCACCGTGGCCGGCGCCAAGGCGGCGCTGGGCGGCACCTACCCCGCGTCCGCCCTCTACATGAACACGGCGTACGTCCAGAAGAACCCGGCCACCGTGCAGAAACTGGTCAACGCCTACGTCGAGACGCTCAAGTGGATCCAGACCCACACCGCCGCCCAGATCGCCGACAAGATGCCGGCCGACTACTACTCGGGCGTCGGCAAGGCCGTCTACACCAAGGCGCTGCAGAACGAAAAGGGCATGTACTCCCCCACCGGCCTGATGCCCGCCGACGGCCCCCGGACCGTCCTGAAGGTCCTCTCCACCTTCGACCCCACGGTCAAGGGCCACACCATCGACCTGGCCAAGACCTACACCAACGACTTCGTCAACAAGGCCAAGTAA
- a CDS encoding ABC transporter permease has protein sequence MTELISGPATTSSSTDPDVATLIRSAKARTRRRRFLILLAQIALVVVVLGGWQLGASSGSLDKFTYGSPDGVVQQLKTWFTDGTSLGSIWHNIGVTMQETILGFLIGVGSGVVLGIALGRIRVLADVMAPFIKAANSIPRIVLGSMFIIWFGLGPSGKVALAVVLVFFSVFFNAFQGTREVDRNLIANARILGASEWRVTSQVVLPSAMTWIVASLHSAFGFALIGAIVGEMLGAQAGLGQLIAQAQGNFNADGVYAGTLIIAVLALIAEYVVTRFEKRVLRWRPTQLSADGGL, from the coding sequence ATGACCGAACTGATCTCCGGCCCCGCGACGACATCCTCCTCAACCGACCCCGACGTGGCCACGCTCATCCGCAGCGCCAAAGCCCGCACGCGCCGCCGCCGGTTTCTCATCCTCCTCGCCCAGATCGCGCTGGTCGTGGTCGTCCTCGGCGGCTGGCAACTCGGCGCCTCCAGCGGCTCGCTCGACAAGTTCACCTACGGCTCGCCCGACGGGGTCGTGCAGCAGCTGAAGACCTGGTTCACCGACGGCACCTCGCTCGGCTCCATCTGGCACAACATCGGCGTCACGATGCAGGAGACCATCCTCGGCTTCCTCATCGGCGTGGGCAGCGGAGTCGTGCTGGGCATCGCGCTGGGCCGGATCCGGGTACTGGCGGACGTGATGGCCCCGTTCATCAAGGCGGCCAACTCCATCCCGCGCATCGTGCTCGGGTCGATGTTCATCATCTGGTTCGGCCTCGGCCCCTCCGGCAAGGTCGCGCTCGCCGTGGTGCTGGTGTTCTTCTCGGTCTTCTTCAACGCCTTCCAGGGCACCCGCGAGGTGGACCGCAACCTGATCGCCAACGCGCGCATCCTGGGCGCCTCCGAATGGCGGGTGACCTCCCAGGTCGTCCTGCCCTCGGCGATGACCTGGATCGTCGCCTCGCTCCACTCCGCCTTCGGCTTCGCGCTCATCGGCGCCATCGTCGGCGAGATGCTCGGCGCCCAGGCCGGCCTCGGCCAGCTGATCGCCCAGGCCCAGGGCAACTTCAACGCCGACGGCGTCTACGCCGGAACCCTGATCATCGCCGTGCTCGCCCTGATCGCCGAGTACGTGGTGACCCGCTTCGAGAAGCGCGTACTGCGCTGGCGGCCCACCCAACTGTCCGCCGACGGCGGCCTGTAA
- a CDS encoding LAETG motif-containing sortase-dependent surface protein — MPLSQHTARAARVIGTSAAAAALALGAAHTALACSISDFSAAAVCDTGGHGVIRVTDKDASGTPATVSLYMQLSMPGGERLVDTKTIEHPTAQGTTVDLVPLDWHAGETFRVHVKAGDQVDDDIQPQVVVPDETCAPSSSPSAQAAPSGQPSSTSTYPSPTSSTASATEPNPAQSGSAAPVPGASSAASTAGSGTSLAETGGGTGTPVIAGAATALVVAGGGIVLALRRRSAHRSR, encoded by the coding sequence ATGCCCCTTTCCCAGCACACCGCCAGAGCGGCACGCGTCATAGGCACGTCGGCCGCCGCGGCCGCACTCGCCCTCGGTGCCGCCCACACCGCGCTCGCGTGCAGCATCAGTGACTTCTCGGCAGCAGCCGTGTGCGACACGGGCGGCCACGGAGTCATCCGCGTCACCGACAAGGACGCCTCCGGCACCCCGGCCACCGTCAGCCTGTACATGCAGCTGAGCATGCCCGGCGGCGAACGGCTCGTCGACACAAAGACGATCGAGCACCCCACCGCGCAGGGCACCACCGTCGACCTCGTCCCCCTGGACTGGCACGCCGGGGAAACCTTCCGGGTCCACGTCAAAGCCGGCGACCAAGTCGACGACGACATCCAGCCCCAGGTCGTCGTACCGGACGAAACCTGCGCCCCCTCCAGCTCCCCCTCGGCGCAGGCCGCCCCTTCCGGCCAGCCCTCGTCGACGTCGACGTACCCCTCCCCGACCTCCTCCACGGCCTCGGCCACAGAACCGAACCCGGCGCAGAGCGGCAGCGCGGCCCCGGTGCCGGGTGCGAGCAGCGCCGCATCGACCGCAGGCAGTGGCACCAGCCTCGCCGAGACCGGCGGGGGCACCGGCACCCCCGTGATCGCCGGCGCCGCCACCGCGTTGGTCGTGGCCGGCGGCGGCATCGTCCTCGCCCTCCGTCGCCGATCGGCACACCGTTCTCGCTGA
- a CDS encoding IS5 family transposase (programmed frameshift) yields MIRRHELTDQEWELLAPLIPRAVTGRPRVSDRQVINGMVYKIRTGISWRDLPERYGPWQTVYTRFRRYALDGVFTRALQQIQAGADAAGDIDWLVQIDSTIVRVHQHAAATGRKGGTIGDEPDDHALGRSRGGLTTKIHLACDGKGRPLAVLVTPGQRHDSICARPLLERFRVPRTGPGRPRCRPDQVIADKAYSSRGFRAYLRKRGIGHTIPEKTDQQRHRHNRGGRGGRPPVFDRQVYRQRNVVERCFNRLKGFRGIATRYEKTAASYEAAVTLASFVLWARSV; encoded by the exons ATGATACGTCGTCATGAACTCACCGATCAGGAGTGGGAGTTACTCGCTCCGCTGATACCGCGGGCTGTGACGGGCCGGCCGCGGGTGTCGGACCGGCAGGTCATCAACGGGATGGTCTACAAGATCCGGACCGGGATATCCTGGCGTGACCTGCCGGAACGCTACGGTCCATGGCAGACCGTCTACACCCGCTTCCGCCGCTACGCCCTGGACGGCGTGTTCACCCGGGCTCTTCAGCAGATCCAAGCTGGTGCGGACGCGGCCGGCGACATCGACTGGCTCGTCCAGATCGACTCCACCATCGTCCGCGTCCACCAGCACGCGGCCGCCACCGGCCGAAAAGGGGGCACCATCGGC GACGAACCGGACGATCACGCCCTCGGTCGATCCCGAGGCGGACTGACCACCAAAATCCATCTCGCCTGCGACGGCAAGGGGCGCCCGCTCGCAGTCCTGGTGACGCCAGGGCAACGTCACGACAGCATCTGCGCGCGCCCTCTTCTGGAGCGCTTCCGTGTCCCTCGCACCGGACCGGGCCGACCCCGTTGCAGGCCTGATCAGGTCATCGCAGACAAGGCCTACAGCTCCCGCGGCTTCCGCGCCTACCTGCGTAAACGCGGCATCGGGCACACTATCCCGGAGAAGACCGACCAGCAGCGACACCGGCACAACCGTGGCGGTCGCGGCGGGCGGCCACCGGTGTTCGACCGGCAGGTCTACCGTCAACGCAACGTCGTCGAACGCTGCTTCAACCGGCTCAAAGGCTTCCGTGGAATCGCCACCCGATACGAGAAGACCGCCGCCTCCTACGAAGCAGCGGTCACACTCGCGTCATTCGTGCTCTGGGCAAGATCCGTTTGA
- a CDS encoding glycoside hydrolase domain-containing protein: MSSHRLSRKRRYFAWATAGAAVVAGAGIAAQASMAATAWPAQRTYTGHAFDTCTAPSLTAMKAWHTGFYGAAAVYVGGRNRGCSQPNLTASWVRSVSAVGWKLIPIYVGAQPPCQTGSNPEKLTASTAASLGASDAKDSVAKASALGMKAGSAIYLDMEPYDITNKACNDAVLTYVRSFTRTLRAQTYRAGFYGFTSSSAKAIATATDKTDLPGNLWYALWDKQYTTTADWPWGSTQFTNHSRGHQYMVNSKETRGGYTITVDRDAWDAPVAITG, encoded by the coding sequence ATGTCCAGTCATCGGCTGTCCAGGAAGCGCCGGTACTTCGCCTGGGCGACGGCGGGTGCCGCCGTCGTCGCAGGTGCCGGTATCGCGGCGCAGGCCTCGATGGCGGCCACAGCCTGGCCCGCTCAGCGCACCTACACCGGCCACGCGTTCGACACCTGCACGGCGCCCTCGCTGACGGCGATGAAGGCGTGGCACACGGGCTTCTACGGCGCCGCCGCGGTCTACGTCGGCGGCAGGAACCGCGGCTGCTCCCAGCCCAACCTGACCGCGTCCTGGGTGAGATCGGTCAGCGCGGTCGGCTGGAAGCTCATCCCGATCTACGTCGGCGCCCAGCCGCCCTGCCAGACCGGCTCCAACCCGGAGAAGCTGACCGCCTCCACCGCCGCCTCTCTCGGCGCGAGCGACGCGAAGGACTCGGTGGCCAAGGCGTCGGCGCTCGGTATGAAGGCGGGCAGCGCGATCTACTTGGACATGGAGCCGTACGACATCACCAACAAGGCGTGCAACGACGCCGTGCTGACGTATGTGCGCTCCTTCACCAGGACCCTGCGCGCCCAGACGTACCGCGCCGGCTTCTACGGTTTCACCAGCTCCAGCGCCAAGGCCATCGCCACCGCGACCGACAAGACCGACCTGCCGGGCAACCTCTGGTACGCACTGTGGGACAAGCAGTACACCACCACCGCGGACTGGCCGTGGGGCTCCACCCAGTTCACCAACCACAGCCGCGGCCATCAGTACATGGTCAACAGCAAGGAGACCCGCGGCGGTTACACCATCACCGTCGACCGGGACGCCTGGGACGCGCCCGTCGCGATCACCGGCTGA